A stretch of the Microtus pennsylvanicus isolate mMicPen1 chromosome 16, mMicPen1.hap1, whole genome shotgun sequence genome encodes the following:
- the LOC142836501 gene encoding arylacetamide deacetylase-like 2 — MGYKTLCFGFSCVLFAYSVYSPVPENIEEPWKVRFMDALIKMTSLVATLFENLGLMNYEEVFFTVTALQFTEPVSDENITVVDTNFSDIPVRLYLPKWKSERQRPAVIFIHGGAFVLGSCKMSAYDDLNRLTANKLGAVIVGIDYRLAPQYQFPTALEDCVFVTKFFLQDKVLAKYGVDPSRICIMGDSSGGTLVAAMIQLLQNDPDFKGRIKAQALIYPGLQVLDTSLPSHREYEHGPIVSREMIIKLASLYVTEDKTLLQALLRNEHMPPGSRDLFRFVNWSDFLPEKYKKNYVYREPVLGKLNATYPALVDNRLSPLIANDSQLQGLPLTYVVTCEHDLIRDDSLIYITRLRNVGVQVTHDHLEEGVHGALSFTGAPVFLHLGLRIRDKYISWLEENL; from the exons ATGGGGTACAAAACTCTGTGCTTCGGAttctcttgtgttctgtttgCCTACTCTGTTTATTCTCCTGTTCCAGAGAATATTGAAGAACCCTGGAAAGTGAGATTCATGGATGCTCTCATAAAAATGACGTCACTTGTG gccACATTATTTGAAAACCTAGGTCTTATGAACTATGAAGAAGTATTTTTTACTGTAACAGCACTTCAGTTTACAGAACCAGTTTCAGATGAAAACATTACAGTGGTTGACACAAACTTTAGTGACATCCCTGTCCGTCTGTACTTGCCAAAATGGAAGTCTGAAAGACAGAGACCAGCTGTAATTTTCATTCATGGCGGTGCCTTTGTCTTGGGAAGCTGCA agATGTCAGCCTATGATGACCTGAACAGATTGACCGCAAACAAGCTTGGTGCTGTTATTGTGGGAATAGA ctacagactTGCTCCTCAGTATCAATTCCCAACTGCCCTTGAAGACTGTGTTTTTGTGACCAAGTTCTTTCTCCAGGATAAGGTTCTTGCAAAATATGGAGTGGATCCCTCTCGTATCTGTATTATGGGAGACAGTTCTGGGGGCACCTTGGTAGCAGCAATGATTCAACTG TTACAGAATGATCCAGATTTCAAAGGCAGAATTAAGGCACAAGCTTTGATATACCCTGGCCTACAAGTGCTTGATACTTCTCTGCCATCACATCGAGAGTACGAACATGGTCCAATTGTGTCCAGGGAGATGATAATTAAGTTGGCAAGCTTGTATGTGACTGAAGACAAAACTCTGCTCCAGGCCTTACTAAGAAATGAGCACATGCCACCAGGGTCAAGAGACCTGTTCAGGTTTGTTAACTGGAGTGACTTCCTTCCTGAGAAATACAAAAAGAACTATGTTTACAGGGAGCCCGTCCTTGGAAAACTAAATGCTACTTATCCAGCACTTGTGGATAACAGATTGTCACCTTTGATAGCCAATGACTCCCAGTTACAGGGACTGCCATTAACTTATGTCGTCACATGTGAACATGATCTCATAAGAGACGATAGTCTCATTTACATCACACGGCTTAGAAATGTTGGGGTCCAAGTTACTCATGACCATTTAGAGGAAGGAGTCCATGGAGCGCTCTCCTTTACTGGAGCTCCGGTGTTTTTACATTTAGGATTAAGAATAAGAGACAAGTATATTAGTTGGCTAGAAGAAAATctataa